TTTGTACAAGGAATGTCGGGTGCAAAAACAAAAATTACGTTCCCGTATTTAATGAACTGGGTGAACAATGGAATGATTGGTATCAACAAGGCAGAATTGGTTATCAGTGTCGACACCAGCTTATCTACTTACATGCTAGATACCTTTGCCGCTCCTGCTGCCTTGGTATTATTCGGAATAAATGATGACGGAACAACGTATGCGATTCCGGATGCGTTTGAAGGCTCTTCTTATTTTGGAGGAACACTCAACTCCGGAACCGTTCAATATCGATTTAACATTGCGCGTTACATCCAACAAATTTTGGATGGCGACAGAAACAATAATGGATTATACATCCTCACGTCAAATGGTGCAAACCTTGCCAACAGAGCTGTATTGTGCGGAGGAAGTTCGACTTCGCGTCCAATGAAATTAAATATTACTTACACAAAACTACATTAACAAGATGTGTGGAATCGTTGCATATATCGGAGAAAAACAAGCGTATCCTTTTTTAATTAAAGGATTACAACGTCTTGAATATAGAGGATACGACAGTGCCGGAGTGGCGATGTTGGAAAATGGAAACCTCAACGTTTATAAATGTAAAGGAAAAGTGGTGGACCTCCACAACTTTATCGGAGAACAAAATAAAGGTGGCAACATTGGCATTGGCCACACCCGTTGGGCAACCCATGGTGTGCCGAACGATGTGAACGCGCATCCGCATTATTCCGCTTCCAAAAATATGGTGATGATTCACAACGGAATCATTGAAAATTATGGTCCGTTAAAAGCCGAACTCATCAAACGTGGACATGTATTTTTAAGTGATACCGATACCGAAGTATTGATTCATTTAATTGAAGACATTCAAGAAAAAGAAAATGTTCGTTTGGGTGAAGCAGTTCGTATTGCATTAAACCAAGTGGTTGGAGCGTATGCGATTGTGATCCTTTCAAAAAATAATCCCGATGAATTGTTTGCTGCAAAAAAAGGCAGCCCGATGGTTATCGGTATCGGTGAAAACGAATTTTACATTGCATCCGATGCAACACCTATTGTGGAGTATACCAAAAATGTGGTGTATCTGGAAGATGAAGAAATCGCTTTTATCGAACGAGGCAAAGAATTAAAAATCAAAACGATTAAGAACAAAGCAAAAACGCCATACGTCCAAGAATTAGAATTGCAATTGGAAGCTTTGGAAAAAGGTGGTTACGACCATTTTATGTTGAAAGAGATTTACGAACAACCACGTTCAATTAAAGACAGTATGCGTGGTCGATTGAGCTCGGAAAAAGGTGTGGTAAATTTGGGTGGAATTACCGAGTATGAACAAAAATTTTTAAATGCAAAACGCATCATCATCATTGCCTGCGGTACATCGTGGCATGCAGGATTGGTTGCAGAATATTTATTTGAAGATTTAGCACGCATCCCAGTTGAAGTAGAATATGCTTCGGAATTCCGTTACCGCAATCCGATTGTTTATGAAGACGATGTGGTGATTGCCATTTCACAATCCGGAGAAACAGCGGATACATTAGCAGCGATAGAATTAGCAAAATCAAAAGGAGCAACTATCATTGGAGTATGTAATGTTGTTGGATCATCCATTGCACGCGCAACACATGCTGGCTCTTACACACATGCCGGACCGGAAATTGGTGTGGCATCCACAAAAGCATTTACTGCTCAAGTAACCGTATTAACATTAATGGCGTTGCGTATTGCGTATCGCAAAGGAAATATTTCCAACTCTCGTTTTCATACGTTGATTAGTGAATTGGAAGCTGTTCCTGCAAAAATAGAACGTGTATTACAAACCAACGATAAGATAAAATACATTGCCGACATTTATAAAAATGTTAGCAACGCATTATACCTTGGTCGTGGATACACCTTCCCTGTTGCTTTAGAAGGAGCATTGAAACTAAAAGAAATTTCGTACATCCATGCAGAAGGCTATCCTGCTGCAGAAATGAAGCACGGACCAATTGCTTTGATTGATGAAGAGATGCCAGTTTTTGTGATTGCAACCAAAGGAACATCTTACGAAAAAGTAGTAAGCAACATTCAGGAAGTAAAAGCACGTAAAGGAAAAATTATTGCAATTGTTACCGAAGGAGATACACAAGTAAAAGAGATGGCTGATTACACTATTGAAATTCCGGAGACGGATGAAATTTTGGTGCCATTGGTTTCTGTTGTGCCATTGCAATTACTTTCCTATCATATTGCTGTAATGCGCGGTTGCAACGTGGATCAACCACGAAACTTAGCTAAATCGGTAACTGTTGAATAAGCTCTAAAACAAAACAATAAAATGCTTCACCTTGTGTGAAGCATTTTTTTTACACGCATACAATTCAATGATTGAAAATCTCCCGCTCTTTATCTTCCTCGTTCTCCTTGCAGAAATTGTTGGTACAATTGGAGGATTCGGCTCTTCCTTATTCTTTGTTCCGATTGCTACTTATTTTTTAGATTTTCATTCGGTGCTTGGTATCACCGCATTGTTTCATGTTTCCAGCAATCTCTCCAAAATTATTTTTTTCAGAAAAGGATTTGATAAAAAGCTAATTTTCTCAATTGGAATTCCGGCTGTCGTTTTTGTAA
This portion of the Bacteroidota bacterium genome encodes:
- the glmS gene encoding glutamine--fructose-6-phosphate transaminase (isomerizing), which produces MCGIVAYIGEKQAYPFLIKGLQRLEYRGYDSAGVAMLENGNLNVYKCKGKVVDLHNFIGEQNKGGNIGIGHTRWATHGVPNDVNAHPHYSASKNMVMIHNGIIENYGPLKAELIKRGHVFLSDTDTEVLIHLIEDIQEKENVRLGEAVRIALNQVVGAYAIVILSKNNPDELFAAKKGSPMVIGIGENEFYIASDATPIVEYTKNVVYLEDEEIAFIERGKELKIKTIKNKAKTPYVQELELQLEALEKGGYDHFMLKEIYEQPRSIKDSMRGRLSSEKGVVNLGGITEYEQKFLNAKRIIIIACGTSWHAGLVAEYLFEDLARIPVEVEYASEFRYRNPIVYEDDVVIAISQSGETADTLAAIELAKSKGATIIGVCNVVGSSIARATHAGSYTHAGPEIGVASTKAFTAQVTVLTLMALRIAYRKGNISNSRFHTLISELEAVPAKIERVLQTNDKIKYIADIYKNVSNALYLGRGYTFPVALEGALKLKEISYIHAEGYPAAEMKHGPIALIDEEMPVFVIATKGTSYEKVVSNIQEVKARKGKIIAIVTEGDTQVKEMADYTIEIPETDEILVPLVSVVPLQLLSYHIAVMRGCNVDQPRNLAKSVTVE